The Amphiura filiformis chromosome 12, Afil_fr2py, whole genome shotgun sequence genome includes a region encoding these proteins:
- the LOC140165666 gene encoding transmembrane protein 91-like: MSSANYTPFQNEGDGNTMQRSAVNAVEHGKPMQRSAVYALEQPALPPYTDVVVTDPTPPIIIRHHTVIPKDYFGLALFVTLCCFLPLGIVALIKSNDVRVRAAHGDQLGAQQASQHAQTFSMIGLGIGVASWAISLVVLIIYIAAVVVAVNEMDVTPQPILENIN; encoded by the exons ATGTCTTCTG CCAACTATACTCCATTCCAAAATGAGGGTGATGGTAACACCATGCAAAGGTCAGCTGTGAATGCAGTAGAGCATGGAAAGCCCATGCAAAGGTCAGCCGTGTACGCACTAGAGCAACCAGCATTACCACCATACACAGACGTTGTG GTGACTGATCCCACACCACCCATCATTATTAGGCATCACACAGTCATTCCAAAGGATTATTTCGGACTGGCTCTGTTTGTAACACTCTGCTGTTTCTTACCACTGGGCATCGTAGCACTCATCAAATCTAATGAT gtgcgagtcCGAGCAGCACACGGCGATCAGTTAGGTGCACAGCAAGCATCTCAACACGCACAGACCTTTTCTATGATAGGACTTGGTATTGGTGTAGCAAGCTGGGCCATATCATTAGTGGTACTCATAATATACATTGCAGCTGTGGTGGTCGCTGTTAATGAGATGGACGTTACACCACAGCCCATCTTAGAAAACATCAACTAA
- the LOC140165659 gene encoding uncharacterized protein, translated as MGGKGSKPVTGENGVITYKVDIYGANIRQKFDTGDLQLSDEQLTFTGPKGTFQWPIKELKRYGSAKKVFTVEINEHNTQLDSREIKFKSKYAASIYEQFKSKITELGGGPEEKKDADESAAGEAKPAPADAANATDEGKTVDNEQVKKEAEKNGSVKTDKEGEESKKDNAEEVQSTPNTADMTLVTNPTITVQTPSPTTEKPGSDPTTPDKEQPQSQESEEKPQDNDDKQKEDTTTAEDNETAPPEEDKSAEVAAPESEPAAEEPPAESPPAETVPEAEPAAEEPPVESPPAETAPEPEPATEEPPAESPAETVPEASAEDEVPATESVNEPEASEEPGEIPISEDKQEEKEIENQPEEQPSEEPAADATSAEGQEGD; from the exons ATGGGCGGTAAAGGCAGCAAACCCGTGACGGGAGAAAATGGTGTCATCACGTACAAAGTAGATATCTATGGCGCTAATATTAGACAGAAGTTTGATACTG GTGACCTCCAGCTATCAGATGAGCAGCTGACGTTTACAGGACCTAAAGGAACCTTTCAATGGCCCATCAAAGAGCTCAAACGCTATGGATCTGCCAAGAAAGTCTTCACTGTAGAAATCAATGAACATAACACGCAATTAGATTCACGAGAGATCAAATTTAAATCGAAATATGCGGCCAGTATTTACGAACAGTTTAAAAGCAAAATAACGGAACTTGGAGGTGGACCTGAAGAAAAGAAAGACGCAGATGAATCAGCAGCGGGAGAAGCTAAACCGGCACCTGCTGATGCCGCCAATGCTACTGATGAAGGTAAAACGGTAGACAATGAGCAGGTAAAGAAAGAAGCAGAGAAGAATGGCTCAGTTAAAACAGATAAAGAAGGGGAAGAAAGTAAGAAGGACAATGCTGAAGAAGTGCAATCCACACCAAATACAGCTGATATGACGCTGGTGACGAACCCAACAATAACAGTGCAAACACCGTCCCCAACCACCGAGAAACCAGGATCGGATCCGACCACACCAGATAAAGAACAGCCGCAGTCACAAGAGAGTGAAGAGAAACCACAGGATAATGATGACAAGCAAAAGGAAGACACTACAACAGCAGAAGACAACGAAACAGCTCCGCCCGAAGAAGACAAATCAGCTGAAGTTGCAGCGCCAGAAAGCGAACCCGCTGCAGAGGAGCCTCCTGCAGAGAGTCCACCAGCAGAAACTGTTCCTGAAGCCGAACCCGCAGCAGAAGAGCCCCCTGTAGAGAGTCCACCAGCAGAAACTGCTCCTGAGCCCGAACCCGCCACAGAAGAGCCCCCTGCAGAGAGTCCTGCAGAAACTGTCCCTGAAGCTTCAGCGGAAGATGAAGTTCCCGCGACAGAATCTGTCAATGAACCAGAAGCAAGTGAAGAACCAGGGGAGATCCCAATATCAGAGGATAAGCAAGAAGAGAAAGAAATCGAAAACCAGCCAGAGGAGCAACCATCAGAAGAACCCGCAGCAGACGCAACGTCCGCCGAAGGCCAAGAAGGAGACTGA